Within the Achromobacter spanius genome, the region GCTTGGCGACCACGGCATTGCCGCACGCAAGCGCGGGCGCGACTTTCCAACTGAACAGAAGCAGAGGCAGATTCCACGGCGAAATGATGCCGACCACGCCCAAGGGCTTTCTGACGGCGTAGTTGATGGCGTGGGCGCCATCGGCCAGCTCGGTGCGAAACGTTTCCAGCGGCGCCGTCTTCAGGATGTCCGCAAAGATGCGGAAATTCGCCGCGCCGCGCGGGATATCCAGCTTGGACGCCAGCGTCACCGGTTTGCCCGTATCGCTGACCTCTGCCTCCAGGAAGTCGTCCGCGCGCCGATCGATCTCGTCGGCGATGCGGTAGAGCATGTCGGCCCGGTCGGCAACCGAAGTCGCGCCCCAGCCGCGCACCGCCCGGTGGCCCGCGGCGATGGCCTCGTCGACCATTGCCTGAGTGGCCTCGTGCACGTCTGCAAAGCGGACGCCGGTTGCCGGGTTGATGCCGGCAAACCGCTTCTCGCTATCGACAAACCGGCCATTGATGAAATTTCTGTACTGCTTGAACACGACTGCTCCTTGGCAAGGTCGGGCCCGCTAGGCAAGCCCTATTGATAGGCGCTACTGGAGCTTGAACTCCACGACGGCGCCGCCGCTGCCATACAGCGGCGCGTACGCATGCACGATGGCCTGCTTGAAATTCCCACCCATCGCGCCAAGCAGCCAATGGAATTGCTTCAGCCCCATGTCCGGATGCGCTTCCTTGGCATAGTCGGGAAGGCTTGCGCGCAGCGCTTGCACATCCCCGCTTTCCATCAGGGCGAGCAAACGCCGGTTCCAGGTGTCATCAGCTTCCGAAAGAATGTGGTCTTCCTGAAGGTTGATGTTGTCGCGGAACATGCTGTTGGACAGACCACCGATGCCGACCACCGCCACACGCTTGTCCTGCAAGGCGGACGCGGCGATGGCGCCAAGTTGCTCGGTCTGCTCGGCGCTGTGATAAAGATTGTTTGCCGCGATGACGACCGGCAGCGACGATGAACCGAAGTTCATCAGCGTGGTCGCCGTGATCGTGCCCGTGTCGATCGGGAACTGGTCGTAGTCGACGCCTCGCGTCTTGATGCCTGCGTCGTTGCAGGCTTGGACACAGCGATGCGCCAGGGCTGAATCCGAATGAATGTCGAACGGCTGCTCGCCGAACTCATGCCAGTTTTCGTCGACATGCAGTCCGGTACTGCGTGCCCGCGTGATCCACAACTGGTCCAGCACGGCAAACCATTGCGTGGAATAGACCAGCACGCAATCAGGTTTGGACTCGGCCAGCGATTTCCCGGCCTGCGCCAAGGCGTCTCGCAGGCGGCCCCACGGCGCAATGTCGGGACGCAACTGCGGCAGCGGACTGCCGGGTACAAGAAACGCGGATACGATGCTCATGATTTTTCCCCTTTCCTTTTTCCTTCCAAGCCGCGCGATCAGGCGGCCTGGGCTGCCGGCGTCAGGCTTGAAAGGCCCGCTTCCTGAAGGTTCCATTCGATCACCGCGTTGCCGGTGCCGATGACGGTGCCGTAGCCATGCAACCTGCCGGCAAGTTCGGGATAGCCCATCGCGGCGTGCATCCAGGTGAAGGCGCCAGACTTCACTTCGGCGAAGGCTTCATCGATGAACTGGGGCAGAAGCTGGAAGGTTTCTTTCATGCGGCCTTGCCGCATCAGGTTGATCATGCGCACATCCCACTTGTAGCCGTCGTAGCGCTCGGGATGTTCCTTGGTCATGTCCTCGGGCAGCTCCGGTTCTTCATGAAAATGCCAGTGGGACAAGGTGTTGCTGGCCAGCAGGACGGCGCGGCGTCCGGTCTTGCGGATCGCTTCTCGCGTGGCGCGGCCCAGAAGATCCATCTCGCCCTGGCCTTCCTTGGTGTTAAGGAAATACGGGGTGTTGTTGGCGGATATGCCCACAACAGGAATGTCCCATTGCGGTCGGATCATATGCAGCGTGGTGATCGTTCCGTAGTCGGGCCGGAACTTCGGATTGCGCATCATCTTGCTGACCAGGCCTAGATTGGCGGCCTCTGCGCAGCAGGCCTCGGCCAGTTCGACGTCCACGTCCATGCCGAAGTCATAGCGGAATATGTTGGGGAAGATGGGGTCGACCGATCGTCCGGTAAGCCGTGGCACGCCAAGAAAATGGTGGCCCACCTGCGTAATCCAATGCGGGGAATGGACCAGCAGCACGTCAGGCTTCATGCGTTCAATGCTCTCGCGTGCCTGCTCATACGCCCAGCGCAGCGGTTCCCAGCCGCCTTCGGACCTAGGCTCGTTCTGAGGCGGGTTTTCGCCGTAGACCAGGTGCGGGGGATGCGGCGCCAGGAAGCCGGAAAGAATCATTCCTTCGCTCATGGTGAAGCTCCTTGATTGACAGTTGAAACGCAACTCCCACCGCGGTACCCAGCGGAACGGGCCTTATTGGACGTATGCGTACTATATTAGGGCGGAGCAACAAGCCAATGAACGGGGAATAACCCTATAAATTCATATTGCACGCGGTAAAAGTACTTATTGAAAACCTCTTATCTTGTACGTATACATGCTATTGTAACTACGCGGGGTCCCATCTTAATATTTCCAATCAACCGTAGAACTCTCCGATCACAATGGCCCGTTCACCTTCCTCCAAGACCGCCCCATCCCCGGTTTCGTCCTCACCCGCCGCGGCGGAAGTCGACGCACTGCTGCGGAATTTCCGGCTTGAAGATGTGCCGTCGCATCTCTTGCGACGCGCTCACTTCAAGGCCGAGGAAATCTTCGCTACGACGTTTTCAGGCGAAGGCGTGACGCCCAGACAGAAAGCCGCCTTGGTCCTGCTTTACCAAGAGCCGGGGCTTAGCCAAAATGCCTTGGCGGAACGCTTGGCGATGGACCGCAACACGGTCGCCGAAATGGTAAGACGCATGCATGGCGGCGGGCTGATCGAGCGCAGGCCGTCTCCGACGGATGCCCGGGCTTACCAGCTGTACGTGGCGCCGGCCGGGCTGGACCTGCTAGGTAGAGTGATGCCGCGCGATGTGGTGGTGGAAGACCAACTGCTGGCTCGCCTGCCCGAGGAATACCGGGGCCTGTTCGTCAAATGCCTGCGCCTGATCGCCGAGTACGACAATGAGGCGGACGCGCCCACACCTGATTGACGGTTGAACACCGGGCGTGCGCCCGCCCGTATGGCATGACGCGGCGCACTTCAGGGCGGGCAACTGACAAGGGCGGGCAATTGACAAGAGCGGGCAATTGACGCTTTGCTTTCAGCCGGCCGACAGCCGGACGCGGGCCGCTGCCGCTACACTCTCGGGATCCCGCGCCGATGGCCGCCGGACCGGCCCCGCGCGCATAGGTGTGGCGGTCGGCAGGCGGCCTTGCTCTCATCGTCCCGTCATGTCGCAACCTAATTCGTTCAATCTCAGGCAGATCGCCGTGCCGGCGTTCGGCCCGTCGCTGCTGTACGGCATCAGCAATGGCGCCATCCTTCCCGTCATCGCGCTCACCGCGCGCGACCAGGGCGCATCGGTAGCCACCGCCGGGCTGATCGCCGCCCTGATCGGGATCGGCTCGCTGCTCTGCAATATCCCGTCCGCGCTGATCACCGAGCGCTTCGGCGAGAAGCGCGCCATGGCCGGCGCCGCCCTGTTGAGCATGATCGGCCTGCTGCTCGTCATCACCGTTCCCAAGCTCTGGGTGCTGGCGTTGGCCATGCTGATGCAGGGGTGCGCGCAGTCGGTATTTCAACTGGCGCGCCAGAGCTACATGATCGAGGTCGTGCCGATAACGTACCGGGCACGCGCCCTGTCCACGCTGGGCGGCACGACGCGCATCGGCACCTTCATCGGCCCCTTCGCGGGCGCGGCGCTCATCCATTTCGTGGGGCTGGAAGGTGCGTACTGGATTGCCATCTGCGCCATGTTCGGCGCGGGATTCATCGCCATCAAGGCGCCAGACATCGAGCCCTCGGGCGGCAAGAAGGCGGGGGCTCCGCGCGCCCGCATCGGCGAGGTCGCGCGAGACCATCGCGGCGTGTACGCCACGCTGGGCGTGGGCGTGATGCTGATCAGCGCTCTGCGCGCGTCGCGCCAGGTGGTGATTCCGCTGTGGGCGGATCATCTGGGCCTGGACGCCACCACCACGTCACTCGTCTACGGGCTGGTGGCCGCGGTCGACATGTCGGTGTTCTATCCGGCGGGCAAGGTCATGGACCAGCGCGGCCGCCTGTGGGTGGCGCTGCCCTGCACGCTGCTGATGGGCTTGAGCCTGATGGCGATTCCGCTGACCAGCGGCGTCACGAGCTTCATCCTGGTATCGGCGCTGCTGGGCTTTGGCAACGGCATCGGTTCCGGCATCGTGATGACGCTGGGCGCCGACGCCGCGCCCCCAGGCGCCCGCACGCAGTTCCTGGGCATCTGGCGCTTCATGGCTGACCTGGGCGCAAGCGGCGGGCCGGTGGCGTTGTCGGTGCTGACCGCCCTGGTGTCGCTGGGCGGCGCATCGTTCGGCGTGGGTACGCTGGGCCTGGTGGCGGCCGGCGTGTTCTGGCGCTGGCTGCCCGGGCGCGCGCAGACTTAGGGCCCGGCTTGCGACGACCTTGCCCCTCAAGCCATCCTTCCTGATGGCTTGAGGGGGCCCGCTATTGCGGTGTTATCTGCGCCGCCTTCACGATATCGCCCCACTTTTGTCCCTCGGACACATTGAAGCGCGCGAACGTGGCGGGGTCCGAACCCACAGGCTTGGCGCCAAGCGCCGTGTACTGCGTCACGACGTTGGGCTGCTTGAGTGCTCGCGCGGCATGGTCGGCCAGCTTGGCCACGATTTCTGGCGGCGTGCCCTTGGGTGCCCACAGGCCATACCAGGTGCTGATATCAAACCCCGGAAAGCCGGAGTCCGCCATGGTCGGCACGCCGGGAAGCTCATCCACCCGGCGCGCCGTCGTAACCGCCACCGCGCGCAGCTTTCCGGACTTGATGAACGGCATGGCCGAAGGCATCGAGTCGAACATCAGCTGGATCTGTCCGCCCACCAGATCCGTCAATGCCGGCGCGCTGCCCTTGTAGGGCACGTGCTGCATCGTCAGGCCGGAGCGCACCTTGAACGACTCTCCCGCAAGCTGCTGCGCCGATGCAGACCCCGCCGATCCGAAATTAAGCGGCTGCGTCTTGCCCTGCGCGATCAATTCCTTAACGGTACGAACCTTGCCCGTTTGCGGCACCACCAGCACCAACGGCACGTCGGCCAACTGAGTGATGGGCGCGAAATCCTTGAAGGCGTCGTAGCGCATGGACTTGTAGATATACGGATTGATCACGTGCAAGGATGCGTTGGCCAGGAAGGTATAGCCATCCGGCGCGGCACGCGCCACGAGATCCGCGCCGATCATTCCGCTTGCGCCCGGCCTGTTGTCAACGATGATGTTCTGGCCAATGGTCTTGGACATTTCCGCGGCCACCAGGCGCGCCACGATATCCGTCGGGCCGCCCGGCGGATACGGGACGACCATGGTGATGGGCTTGGTCGGAAACGCAGCGTCCGCGGCCAGCGAGGTCAATGGGCCTGTGGCCAGCCCCAAGGCCAGCGCGGCGGCGGCCAGTTGCGGGATGGGTAGTGCTACGCGGGAGCGGCTCGCCCTGCGGGCGAGTCGGGCAGTGATGGCATGCATGGGTTTGTCTCCGTCGTTATTGTGATCGCCACCTTGCCGACGACTTGTCGGCTTTCCAGGGCGGCGAGTGCTGCGGCAAGACCGGTGATCGGATAGACCGCCGTTACAGCTGGCCGGATCCGCTTGCTGCGGGCCCAGTCAAACAAAGTGGACATCGTGCGCTGCATGGCGGGCGCGTGGACGATGCGTTCGTCAGCGGGCGTCCAGCCTATGTAGCGGCCAAAGAAAAACCCATGCAGGGCAATGTTCTTCACAAGCAGCAGGTTCAGTGGCACGTCGGGAACTCGGCCGCTGGCGAAGCCTACCGAGACCATCCGCGCATTGGCCGCCGCCGCGCGCACGCTGCGCTCGAAGGCGTCGCCCCCCACGGCATCCAGCACCACGTCGGCGCCACGTCCGCCGCTTGCCGCCTTGACCGCCTGCACCATGTTTTCGTCGGCAGCGAACGCATGCGCGGCGCCCGCCGCCAGCGCGGCCTGGCGCTTGGCATCCGAGCTGGCGCAGGCCAGCACCGTGGCGCCCAGCGACGACGCAATCTCCACCGCCGCCAAGCCGACGCCAGACCCGGCCCCCAACACCAGCACCGTGTCGCCAGGCTGCATGGCGGCACGCCACAGCAAGGCGCACCAGGCCGTTCCGTAGGAAATGGGAATGGGCAGCGCGGACAGCAGCGGCAAGTCGTCGGGCACGGGATAGACGGTGTGCTCGGGCAAGGTCAGGCGTTCCGCATAACAGCCCCAGCGCGACAGCGCCACCACCTTGTCGCCCGGCTTCAGGCGCGTGACTTCCGCCCCGCAAGCAATGACACGCCCGGCCGCTTCGGTGCCCGGCGCGAATGGCAGGGGCGGCCGGCTTTGATAGCGCCCTTCGATCAACAGCTTGGTTGCGTGGCTGACGCTTGCGACTTCCACGGCAATCGTGACGTCGTGGGGGCCAGGGGCCGGAGCGTCCGGCATGTCTCCCGGCAAGACGTCTTCAACCGGACCATGGCGTTGGCAGATCAGCGCGCGCATCAGCAGCCCTCCTGCGCAGATGGCGCTTGGCGCAACACACCCATGTCCAGCATGGACTGAATATCTGACGGCGCTACCCCCCACTCCGTCAGCACGGCAACCGTATGCTGGCCGATCTCGGGCGCGGCTTGCAACGGCCGGCGCGCAGCCGCGCCTGGCACGCGTGCGAACGGCAGTGGCCCACCGCCGGGCTGCGACAGCGGCTCCAACAGGCCGATATGCGCGGCCTGCGGGTGCGCGGCCAAACTGTCGTAGTCCCTGACCCGCGCATGCAGCACGTCTTCGCGCGTGAAGCTCGCGACCCAGTGCGCGGCAGGCTGCGTCGCAAGTTGCACGGCCAGTTCGCGATGCAGTCGTTCGCGCTGCGCCATGCGACCTTCGTTGCTGGACAGCGCCGGGTCGGCCAGCCAGTCGGTGCGCTCCAGCGCACGGCAAAGCCGCGCGAACTGGTCGTTGTTCAGCGCCAGGACCGACAGGCTTGCGTCCGCCGTACTGAACACGCCGTTGGGCGCGCTGACCGCGCCCGTCGCGCGTGACCCCGCCATGCCGTACGCAAGAATGTCGTTGACCTGCAATGCGGCGCAGGCCTGGAACAGGCTCAGTTGCACGTGCTGGCCGCGGCCCTCGCGCGCCTGCTGATACAGCGCGGCGCTGGTGGCCTGCACGGCATACAGCGCCGTGGCAATGTCGGCCATCAGCAGGCCGATCCGGCGCGGCTCGCCCTCGGGCGTCTGGTTCGCGAACATCAGCCCGCTGTCGGCCTGCATCACCGAGTCCGACGCTGGTGCGTTCGAGCTGGGGCCATCCGGCCCGTAGCCGCTGATGGACACGTACACCAGGCCCGGGCAGCGCTCTGCCAGACTGTCGTAGCCCACCCCCATGCGTTCGGCGACGCCGGGGCGGAAATTCTGGATCAACACGTCGGCGCGTTGTGCCATCTGCGCCAGCAGGGCTTTGCCCCGAGGCTGGCGGGCATCCACGCATACGCCGCGCTTGCCCACGTTGTAGGCAATCGACAGCGCGCTCTGGCCGTCGCGCACGACACCGACATGGCGGCCCCAATCGCCGTCCGGCGGCTCCACCTTCACGACATCCGCGCCTTGCTGCCAGAGAATTTGGGCGCAGTAAGGGCCGGCGATTCCTTGGCTGAGGTCGAGTACGCGCAGGCCGGAATATGGGCCTGAATGCGGGCCTGAGTGCGGGCCTGAATGCGGGGCTGAATGCGAGTCTGACTGCGGGCCGGATGTAGGGTCGATCGGCGTGGTTGGCATGGGTGGGATAAAGGCAAGGACAATGCGGTCGATGCTAGACTCGCCAGCATCATTGGACAATCCACCAACTTGTTCCTTGAATGGTGAATGATGATTGACAATATGCCGGACCTGAACCTGGTCAGACTCTTCGTGGCAATGGTGGAATCACGCAATCTGAGCGCCGCCGCCGTGCGCTGCGGCATGACGCGATCGAACATGTCGCATCGGCTAAAGCGGCTTGAGCTGGACCTGGGCGCGCAGCTCTTCCGGCGCACCACCCGGCATGTCGAACTGACGCAGGCCGGCCAGTTGCTGTATCAGCACGGCATCCGCCTGTTGGACGAGATGCGCGCAGTGCAAGCCGCCATCGATAGCCTGGACGGCGCCGTCAGGGGCGACGTGCGCATCCGGCTGCCGACGGGCCTGGGTCATCTGTATCTGGCGCCTGTGCTGCTTGAATTCGCGCGCGCGCATCCCGATATTTCGCTGCGCGTGCATATCAACGACGGCATCGGAGACCTGATCTCCGCCGAAGTCGACATGGCGCTGAAGATCACCTCATCGCCGCCCGAGGACCACGTGGCTCGTCGGGTATGCGGCATCCAATGGTGCCTGTGCGCGTCGCCAGCATTCCTGGCGGAAAACGAACCGGTGCAGAAGATGGAGCACTTGGGGCGATGCGATCTGATTACCCCGCAGTCCCTGGGCCGCCGCTTTGACCTGCGCTTGAAGCAGGAGCACGGAGACCCGCTGATCCTGCGCGTGACGCCCAGGCTGCAATCGGGTGACTATCCGTTCCTGCGGGACGCGGTCCTGGCGGGGCTGGGCGTGGCCTTGCTGCCCCGCTACGCGGTATGGGAACAGTTGCGCGACCAGGAACTGCTTGAAGTGCTGCCCGAGTTCGAGCCCGAAGGCGTCGGCGACGCCATCTATTTGCTCACCGCGCCCAACCGCTTTCCGTCCATGGCGACGCGCGTGCTTGCCGACTTTATCCGCGAGCATATTGAGCGGCATGTGCAGGACTGGACAAGCTTGCGATCGCGAGCTGCCGGTCGCGACGCTGCGGGGAATGGAGTATCGGTTCTACGATCCG harbors:
- a CDS encoding Bug family tripartite tricarboxylate transporter substrate binding protein; amino-acid sequence: MHAITARLARRASRSRVALPIPQLAAAALALGLATGPLTSLAADAAFPTKPITMVVPYPPGGPTDIVARLVAAEMSKTIGQNIIVDNRPGASGMIGADLVARAAPDGYTFLANASLHVINPYIYKSMRYDAFKDFAPITQLADVPLVLVVPQTGKVRTVKELIAQGKTQPLNFGSAGSASAQQLAGESFKVRSGLTMQHVPYKGSAPALTDLVGGQIQLMFDSMPSAMPFIKSGKLRAVAVTTARRVDELPGVPTMADSGFPGFDISTWYGLWAPKGTPPEIVAKLADHAARALKQPNVVTQYTALGAKPVGSDPATFARFNVSEGQKWGDIVKAAQITPQ
- a CDS encoding tRNA U-34 5-methylaminomethyl-2-thiouridine biosynthesis protein, which gives rise to MSIVSAFLVPGSPLPQLRPDIAPWGRLRDALAQAGKSLAESKPDCVLVYSTQWFAVLDQLWITRARSTGLHVDENWHEFGEQPFDIHSDSALAHRCVQACNDAGIKTRGVDYDQFPIDTGTITATTLMNFGSSSLPVVIAANNLYHSAEQTEQLGAIAASALQDKRVAVVGIGGLSNSMFRDNINLQEDHILSEADDTWNRRLLALMESGDVQALRASLPDYAKEAHPDMGLKQFHWLLGAMGGNFKQAIVHAYAPLYGSGGAVVEFKLQ
- a CDS encoding NADPH:quinone oxidoreductase family protein, which codes for MRALICQRHGPVEDVLPGDMPDAPAPGPHDVTIAVEVASVSHATKLLIEGRYQSRPPLPFAPGTEAAGRVIACGAEVTRLKPGDKVVALSRWGCYAERLTLPEHTVYPVPDDLPLLSALPIPISYGTAWCALLWRAAMQPGDTVLVLGAGSGVGLAAVEIASSLGATVLACASSDAKRQAALAAGAAHAFAADENMVQAVKAASGGRGADVVLDAVGGDAFERSVRAAAANARMVSVGFASGRVPDVPLNLLLVKNIALHGFFFGRYIGWTPADERIVHAPAMQRTMSTLFDWARSKRIRPAVTAVYPITGLAAALAALESRQVVGKVAITITTETNPCMPSLPDSPAGRAAPA
- a CDS encoding CaiB/BaiF CoA transferase family protein, which produces MPTTPIDPTSGPQSDSHSAPHSGPHSGPHSGPYSGLRVLDLSQGIAGPYCAQILWQQGADVVKVEPPDGDWGRHVGVVRDGQSALSIAYNVGKRGVCVDARQPRGKALLAQMAQRADVLIQNFRPGVAERMGVGYDSLAERCPGLVYVSISGYGPDGPSSNAPASDSVMQADSGLMFANQTPEGEPRRIGLLMADIATALYAVQATSAALYQQAREGRGQHVQLSLFQACAALQVNDILAYGMAGSRATGAVSAPNGVFSTADASLSVLALNNDQFARLCRALERTDWLADPALSSNEGRMAQRERLHRELAVQLATQPAAHWVASFTREDVLHARVRDYDSLAAHPQAAHIGLLEPLSQPGGGPLPFARVPGAAARRPLQAAPEIGQHTVAVLTEWGVAPSDIQSMLDMGVLRQAPSAQEGC
- a CDS encoding LysR family transcriptional regulator yields the protein MIDNMPDLNLVRLFVAMVESRNLSAAAVRCGMTRSNMSHRLKRLELDLGAQLFRRTTRHVELTQAGQLLYQHGIRLLDEMRAVQAAIDSLDGAVRGDVRIRLPTGLGHLYLAPVLLEFARAHPDISLRVHINDGIGDLISAEVDMALKITSSPPEDHVARRVCGIQWCLCASPAFLAENEPVQKMEHLGRCDLITPQSLGRRFDLRLKQEHGDPLILRVTPRLQSGDYPFLRDAVLAGLGVALLPRYAVWEQLRDQELLEVLPEFEPEGVGDAIYLLTAPNRFPSMATRVLADFIREHIERHVQDWTSLRSRAAGRDAAGNGVSVLRSD
- a CDS encoding MFS transporter codes for the protein MSQPNSFNLRQIAVPAFGPSLLYGISNGAILPVIALTARDQGASVATAGLIAALIGIGSLLCNIPSALITERFGEKRAMAGAALLSMIGLLLVITVPKLWVLALAMLMQGCAQSVFQLARQSYMIEVVPITYRARALSTLGGTTRIGTFIGPFAGAALIHFVGLEGAYWIAICAMFGAGFIAIKAPDIEPSGGKKAGAPRARIGEVARDHRGVYATLGVGVMLISALRASRQVVIPLWADHLGLDATTTSLVYGLVAAVDMSVFYPAGKVMDQRGRLWVALPCTLLMGLSLMAIPLTSGVTSFILVSALLGFGNGIGSGIVMTLGADAAPPGARTQFLGIWRFMADLGASGGPVALSVLTALVSLGGASFGVGTLGLVAAGVFWRWLPGRAQT
- a CDS encoding MarR family winged helix-turn-helix transcriptional regulator — its product is MTPRQKAALVLLYQEPGLSQNALAERLAMDRNTVAEMVRRMHGGGLIERRPSPTDARAYQLYVAPAGLDLLGRVMPRDVVVEDQLLARLPEEYRGLFVKCLRLIAEYDNEADAPTPD
- a CDS encoding tRNA U-34 5-methylaminomethyl-2-thiouridine biosynthesis protein encodes the protein MSEGMILSGFLAPHPPHLVYGENPPQNEPRSEGGWEPLRWAYEQARESIERMKPDVLLVHSPHWITQVGHHFLGVPRLTGRSVDPIFPNIFRYDFGMDVDVELAEACCAEAANLGLVSKMMRNPKFRPDYGTITTLHMIRPQWDIPVVGISANNTPYFLNTKEGQGEMDLLGRATREAIRKTGRRAVLLASNTLSHWHFHEEPELPEDMTKEHPERYDGYKWDVRMINLMRQGRMKETFQLLPQFIDEAFAEVKSGAFTWMHAAMGYPELAGRLHGYGTVIGTGNAVIEWNLQEAGLSSLTPAAQAA